A single window of uncultured Pseudodesulfovibrio sp. DNA harbors:
- a CDS encoding DMSO/selenate family reductase complex B subunit gives MLKRPAFYFDMEACTGCKTCMIACMDKNDLPDGVLFRRVTEYAGGDWMKDKNGAYEQNVFAYYLSVSCNHCENPICVRSCPTTAMHKDENGIVSVDHDKCVGCRYCEWGCPYSAPQYNAQKGKMEKCDFCRDYLEQGKPPACVAACPTRALEFGEYEDLVAKHGASQVVAPLPDPSITYPNLIVSANRNAQPAGSRLGKIQNPEEV, from the coding sequence ATGTTAAAAAGACCTGCATTTTATTTTGATATGGAAGCATGCACGGGATGTAAAACGTGCATGATCGCCTGCATGGATAAGAATGATCTCCCTGATGGCGTTCTTTTCAGGCGTGTCACCGAGTATGCTGGCGGCGATTGGATGAAAGACAAAAACGGTGCATATGAACAGAACGTATTCGCCTATTACCTGTCTGTTTCATGCAACCATTGCGAGAATCCCATTTGCGTCCGTTCATGTCCGACCACGGCCATGCACAAGGATGAAAATGGTATCGTCAGCGTCGATCACGACAAGTGTGTTGGCTGTCGTTATTGCGAATGGGGTTGTCCCTATTCCGCCCCGCAGTACAATGCCCAAAAGGGCAAGATGGAAAAATGCGACTTCTGTCGTGATTATCTGGAACAGGGTAAGCCTCCGGCGTGTGTGGCTGCATGTCCCACTCGTGCTCTTGAGTTTGGAGAATATGAAGATTTGGTCGCCAAACATGGAGCTTCTCAAGTTGTCGCTCCGTTGCCTGACCCGTCTATTACATATCCCAACTTGATTGTTTCGGCTAATCGCAATGCGCAACCCGCCGGTTCCCGTCTTGGTAAAATTCAAAACCCTGAGGAGGTGTAA
- a CDS encoding DmsC/YnfH family molybdoenzyme membrane anchor subunit has product MLFNEWSLVIFTILVQTAIGMLLVSEVARVISPSSVSKSFSWQLPTISLVTGASLLFSLGHLGTPMHSVYTILNAGSSWLSREILATGGFFVSVVALAVIRMKTPEAKATGVSVAASILGLVTVFVMSRVYMLQTVPVWDSISTMLGFYGTMLILGSIAGGVLFGIQANKGDELEKGDHIRIAGAFIVAAILGLGLKFIGIPLDMISLDATNNLGVSGIDILTSGGTFLFVACVALTFLGTTVFAWGVYKIIASNEMSAMTNISLCAFGLVLAGEIVGRLMFYGTYLRIGL; this is encoded by the coding sequence ATGCTCTTTAATGAATGGAGTCTGGTCATTTTCACCATCCTCGTACAAACCGCAATTGGTATGTTGTTGGTGTCTGAAGTCGCGCGGGTTATTTCGCCGTCTTCTGTCAGCAAGAGCTTCTCGTGGCAGCTTCCGACAATCAGTCTGGTGACGGGTGCTTCCTTGTTGTTTTCCTTAGGACATCTTGGGACCCCGATGCACAGTGTCTATACGATACTCAACGCAGGTTCTTCATGGTTGAGCCGTGAGATCCTTGCCACTGGAGGCTTTTTTGTCTCGGTTGTGGCTTTGGCCGTCATTCGCATGAAGACGCCGGAAGCCAAGGCGACCGGAGTCTCTGTGGCCGCCAGTATTCTGGGGCTTGTCACTGTGTTCGTCATGTCCAGAGTATACATGCTGCAAACCGTACCGGTATGGGACAGCATTTCAACCATGCTGGGCTTCTATGGCACCATGTTGATTCTCGGTTCCATTGCGGGCGGCGTGCTGTTTGGCATTCAGGCCAACAAGGGCGACGAGCTTGAAAAAGGCGATCATATCCGTATTGCCGGTGCATTCATTGTTGCGGCCATACTGGGGTTGGGATTGAAGTTTATAGGCATACCGCTTGATATGATTTCCCTTGATGCAACGAATAATCTGGGCGTTTCCGGTATTGATATACTGACATCGGGAGGAACTTTCCTGTTCGTTGCCTGTGTCGCATTGACCTTTTTGGGAACGACAGTGTTTGCATGGGGTGTCTACAAGATTATTGCATCGAATGAAATGAGTGCCATGACCAATATCAGCCTGTGCGCCTTTGGGCTTGTACTTGCTGGTGAGATTGTCGGTAGGCTCATGTTCTACGGTACTTATCTTCGAATCGGACTGTAA
- a CDS encoding molecular chaperone TorD family protein, translating into METSDTYFAAAIVCAFFGRVFSHDPEKEFISQVRDENLLEEWPLETSVEDKASLDLLTSCIADLDEQGMALLQDDYNALFIIPDSAVPVWESVWTTKERLLFGDPTFAVREAYARYGVVAPKLNNEPDDHIGLELDFMARLFALSADAMEAGDTVKADKCAEDAKSFYQDHFGKWAKDCLVEIESKSVTEYYTSMARLCMSMVDSLPRILAQ; encoded by the coding sequence ATGGAAACATCAGATACATATTTTGCTGCGGCCATAGTATGCGCTTTTTTCGGCAGAGTCTTTTCGCACGACCCGGAAAAAGAATTCATTTCTCAGGTTCGTGATGAAAACCTTTTGGAAGAATGGCCGCTGGAAACATCCGTTGAAGATAAGGCCTCTCTTGACCTGCTGACCTCCTGTATTGCCGATCTTGATGAGCAGGGAATGGCCCTTTTGCAGGATGATTACAATGCGTTGTTCATTATTCCTGATTCCGCTGTACCAGTGTGGGAATCCGTATGGACGACCAAGGAACGGCTCCTTTTTGGTGACCCTACATTTGCAGTGCGTGAGGCGTACGCCCGTTACGGGGTTGTTGCGCCCAAGTTGAACAATGAACCGGACGACCATATCGGCTTGGAGCTGGATTTCATGGCTCGTTTGTTCGCCTTGTCAGCAGATGCGATGGAGGCGGGCGATACCGTCAAAGCTGATAAGTGCGCCGAAGATGCCAAATCTTTTTATCAGGATCATTTTGGGAAATGGGCAAAGGATTGTCTGGTGGAAATAGAATCAAAATCGGTCACGGAGTATTACACCTCAATGGCCCGACTGTGCATGAGTATGGTGGATTCTTTGCCCCGGATATTGGCTCAATAA
- a CDS encoding 4Fe-4S dicluster domain-containing protein, protein MPYQPFFTESTCLRFKGGECSLCADVCPSKAISFADSPCFVGDICLACGACAAVCPVDAVTHNAAGRLLKKITSLCPTVTISVGCFAIPFAPEEMVQLDGCLSTLGMDVLAALALVDVKTLRFVHGDCEKCPKGDHCRLFARTLDAFRLTCPAVSAKMYCVEKKTSRQTSANTMSRRGLFNMFGSRKEAVSAQVNADKSVLLQTHTTGSKRLRLHTAFRLLSCLEHVPESVRIAEMEVVQSCTGCGTCSRVCPVNALEFIVENNTFSIRFTAWKCVDCGLCVKSCLSESIQRRPAVSVSLTDETPRILYSGSFQTCKRCKAASTTLTNGYCTVCAHKLGV, encoded by the coding sequence ATGCCGTACCAACCGTTTTTTACGGAAAGCACATGTCTTCGGTTCAAGGGGGGAGAGTGCTCTTTGTGCGCCGATGTGTGTCCTTCTAAGGCAATTTCTTTTGCTGATAGTCCGTGTTTTGTCGGAGATATTTGTCTGGCATGTGGTGCTTGTGCTGCGGTTTGTCCTGTTGATGCGGTGACGCATAATGCAGCAGGGCGTCTCCTGAAAAAAATCACCTCTCTCTGTCCAACTGTTACCATTTCTGTGGGGTGTTTTGCCATCCCCTTTGCCCCTGAGGAAATGGTACAGTTGGATGGTTGCCTTTCTACTCTCGGGATGGATGTTTTGGCGGCTTTGGCCCTTGTTGATGTTAAAACCCTTCGATTTGTGCACGGCGATTGTGAGAAATGTCCAAAGGGCGATCATTGCAGATTATTTGCCAGAACCTTGGATGCGTTTCGTCTGACATGTCCTGCCGTTTCTGCAAAAATGTACTGTGTAGAGAAAAAGACCTCTCGCCAAACGAGTGCAAACACCATGTCACGGCGTGGGCTGTTCAATATGTTCGGTTCGCGGAAAGAGGCCGTGTCCGCTCAAGTGAATGCCGATAAGTCGGTGCTTTTACAGACCCATACGACTGGTTCCAAACGACTCCGGTTGCATACGGCATTTCGTTTGTTGTCGTGTTTAGAGCATGTGCCCGAATCTGTGCGAATTGCAGAGATGGAAGTCGTTCAATCCTGTACCGGGTGTGGAACCTGCTCCAGAGTTTGTCCGGTGAATGCGCTGGAATTTATTGTCGAGAATAATACGTTTTCAATTCGATTTACCGCATGGAAATGTGTTGATTGCGGCCTGTGTGTCAAATCATGCCTTTCTGAAAGTATACAGCGTCGTCCAGCCGTTTCCGTATCATTGACGGATGAAACTCCTCGTATTCTGTATTCAGGCTCGTTTCAAACGTGTAAACGATGCAAGGCTGCGTCAACAACGTTGACCAATGGATATTGCACTGTTTGTGCGCATAAGCTGGGGGTATGA
- a CDS encoding NapC/NirT family cytochrome c gives MEKGFGARIGKRQWLLLAGICLGGVLLISAAVGAGSEGDEDDGNGLCLSCHVMEQTVYPEFKKTKHFNNPSGVRAKCSSCHVPQPLIPMLERKAASVSEVFSWMAGTINTPEKFEENRLRLAKSVWADFKESDSRECKSCHNITAFDFTAFKKPESAKTMQKGLQDGQTCIDCHKGIAHTMPDLSAGFRMLYEEIQSEAKNGDFDVEAVYPISVASCFLEKDGSKAGRLLPLTKLEVLETSGDWAKVRVRGWQQIGAERVICEAQGRRVFAAALSKKVLDTVKGGEPMVDPETGQSWRKAEFDCWIKVGEFVADIDRLNNYGSELHAATCGGCHAQTPASHFTANQWIGGIKSMGNRVSLEKNNYRLLLKYLQMRASDVTGETHS, from the coding sequence ATGGAAAAGGGATTCGGTGCCAGGATTGGCAAACGTCAGTGGCTCCTGCTTGCCGGAATATGTCTGGGAGGGGTGTTACTTATTTCTGCCGCCGTAGGGGCCGGGTCAGAAGGTGATGAGGATGACGGAAACGGTTTGTGTCTATCGTGTCATGTCATGGAACAAACTGTGTACCCTGAGTTCAAGAAAACAAAGCATTTTAACAACCCGTCGGGTGTTCGAGCCAAGTGCTCATCCTGCCATGTGCCGCAACCCTTGATACCCATGCTGGAAAGAAAGGCCGCATCGGTTTCCGAGGTGTTCAGTTGGATGGCTGGCACTATTAATACTCCCGAAAAATTTGAAGAAAATAGACTGAGACTTGCAAAAAGCGTGTGGGCTGATTTTAAAGAAAGTGATTCTCGTGAATGCAAATCCTGTCACAATATCACCGCTTTTGATTTTACAGCTTTCAAGAAACCTGAATCCGCCAAGACCATGCAAAAGGGCTTGCAGGACGGGCAGACGTGTATCGATTGCCATAAAGGCATCGCGCATACCATGCCGGACCTCTCTGCCGGATTTAGAATGTTGTATGAAGAAATCCAAAGTGAGGCCAAGAACGGTGATTTTGATGTCGAGGCCGTTTATCCAATCAGTGTAGCCAGTTGCTTTCTTGAAAAAGATGGCTCCAAAGCTGGCAGACTCCTTCCCCTTACCAAACTTGAAGTCCTCGAAACATCCGGTGACTGGGCCAAAGTCCGTGTTCGTGGTTGGCAGCAGATCGGGGCTGAACGCGTCATATGTGAAGCTCAGGGGCGGCGTGTTTTCGCGGCTGCCCTGAGTAAGAAAGTGCTCGATACCGTCAAAGGCGGAGAACCCATGGTTGACCCTGAAACCGGGCAATCATGGCGTAAGGCTGAATTCGACTGCTGGATTAAAGTCGGTGAATTTGTTGCTGATATTGACCGGTTGAACAACTACGGCAGTGAACTTCATGCGGCGACGTGCGGTGGATGCCATGCACAGACCCCAGCCAGTCATTTTACGGCCAATCAGTGGATTGGTGGTATCAAATCGATGGGCAACAGAGTGTCATTGGAGAAGAATAACTATCGGCTTTTGCTGAAATATCTCCAGATGAGAGCATCTGATGTCACCGGAGAGACTCATTCATAA
- a CDS encoding molecular chaperone TorD family protein has translation MLKEKKNTMINRPLILTWIATLFARELTLDDVESYRNGKGRVLLDTIAGEIPEAVELERMRSILQGPGTSEDTVLDLAGAFSWLFHGVGGPKAAPTHWHDWSEESDGSQMNCIDTCAELMSRCDLGPALESDESADHVSVQLEFLGYLEARSASDPDGPWSEYHDQLVRDQIDAWLPYFLTACERNDRNGFYAALASFTRRVLSDSLTGSANSIHAAHAA, from the coding sequence ATGCTGAAAGAAAAAAAGAACACCATGATCAATAGGCCGTTGATTTTGACGTGGATCGCAACATTGTTTGCACGCGAACTCACTCTGGACGATGTCGAAAGTTACAGGAACGGCAAGGGCCGAGTACTCCTCGATACGATTGCAGGTGAGATCCCTGAGGCCGTTGAACTTGAACGTATGCGGTCTATTCTTCAGGGACCCGGAACATCCGAGGATACCGTGTTGGATTTGGCTGGTGCATTCTCGTGGCTTTTTCATGGAGTCGGGGGGCCAAAGGCTGCGCCTACGCATTGGCATGACTGGTCGGAGGAGTCCGACGGTTCGCAAATGAATTGTATTGATACCTGTGCTGAACTCATGTCTCGATGCGACCTCGGACCGGCTCTGGAGAGCGATGAATCTGCTGATCACGTGAGCGTACAGTTGGAGTTTCTTGGTTATCTGGAAGCGCGGTCAGCTTCTGACCCTGATGGGCCATGGAGTGAATATCATGATCAATTAGTGCGTGATCAAATCGATGCATGGCTTCCTTACTTTTTGACTGCCTGTGAACGCAATGATCGAAACGGTTTCTATGCCGCTTTGGCAAGTTTTACGCGAAGGGTCTTATCGGATTCTTTGACGGGCAGTGCAAATTCTATTCATGCAGCACACGCTGCCTAA
- a CDS encoding molybdopterin guanine dinucleotide-containing S/N-oxide reductase produces the protein MSRRQFLGYSAAAGVATSLLGPSMLGTAMAGSPEVNAGSCATFWGIFKLQAQNGKIVKSEPFGKDSSVNEMTTNMPGYVHSPARIKYPMVRKGFLKDGYKSDTSERGKGEFVRVSWDKAGELIADNLYRITKEYGQDSVYSTPSGWYMLGKVNSAGACMSRLSNLMGGFVRAVGDYSTGASQVIMPYVVGNMEVYSQQTSWPVIVENSDVVVIWGGNPMNTLRISWPAPTHKGIESFEELKKRGKRLIFIDPTRNESIQELGGEWIAPRPNTDVAMMLGIAYTVHEKGLTDKSFMEEYTSGFDKFLPYMLGESDGQPKTPEWAESVCGVPAKTMRELAEVFAKNRTILMSGWGIQRADHGEQPHWMLVTLACMLGQIGLPGGGFSIGHLYSSQGAPFANAPSVPGMSGGKTPEGAPTPIPTARNIDMLLNPGKIIDYNGRKVKYPDIKMIYNGFANSHTRQPQRESAIRAWQKPECIVVHEMFWTPTARMADIVLPISTPAECMDMTTSEDGRFLIPLKPAIKPQYESKPTYDAFAFVAGKLGIGSQFTEGKTGAQWLESFYNQAMADAKRKGLTMPAFKEFWDKGEILEFKVPESAKTWVRYNEYREDPLLEPLGTPSGKIEIYSNAIAKMGYDDCKAYPSWIEPTEWLGCEKAKTYPLHLMTSHPRHRLHSQMNHVKALRKLYTIQGREPVWISVEDAKARGIKDGEVVRIFNDRGAVLAGAMVTDNLRQGVVRLCEGGWYDPIEPGKSGSMCAYGSANVLTLDKGSSKLAQAVNANTSLVQIEKYKGKLPEITVFDAPKGAM, from the coding sequence ATGTCGCGTCGTCAATTCCTCGGTTATTCCGCAGCCGCTGGTGTTGCGACATCGTTGTTGGGACCATCCATGCTCGGGACAGCCATGGCCGGAAGCCCTGAAGTGAACGCAGGTTCCTGCGCTACTTTCTGGGGCATTTTCAAGCTTCAGGCTCAGAATGGCAAGATCGTGAAATCTGAACCTTTCGGCAAGGACAGCTCCGTCAACGAGATGACCACCAATATGCCGGGATACGTTCATTCCCCCGCTCGTATCAAGTACCCCATGGTACGCAAGGGCTTTCTGAAAGATGGTTACAAGTCTGATACTTCTGAACGAGGTAAAGGCGAGTTTGTTCGAGTCAGCTGGGATAAGGCCGGTGAGCTGATTGCCGACAACCTTTATCGTATAACCAAGGAGTATGGACAGGATTCCGTCTATTCCACTCCCAGTGGGTGGTACATGTTGGGTAAGGTTAACTCGGCAGGCGCCTGCATGAGCCGTCTTTCCAACTTGATGGGTGGTTTTGTCCGTGCTGTGGGAGACTATTCAACCGGTGCTTCGCAGGTCATCATGCCGTATGTTGTCGGTAATATGGAAGTTTACAGCCAGCAGACTTCATGGCCCGTGATTGTTGAAAATTCCGATGTGGTCGTCATCTGGGGCGGAAACCCGATGAACACATTACGCATCTCCTGGCCAGCTCCGACCCACAAGGGCATCGAGAGTTTTGAGGAGCTGAAGAAACGCGGCAAGCGTCTCATTTTTATTGATCCGACCCGTAACGAATCCATTCAGGAGTTGGGCGGAGAATGGATTGCTCCGCGTCCTAATACCGATGTCGCCATGATGTTGGGCATCGCGTATACGGTTCATGAAAAAGGACTGACAGACAAGTCGTTTATGGAAGAGTATACAAGCGGCTTCGACAAGTTCCTTCCTTATATGCTTGGTGAATCCGATGGTCAGCCCAAAACGCCTGAATGGGCAGAGTCCGTCTGTGGTGTTCCTGCCAAGACAATGCGCGAGTTGGCTGAAGTCTTCGCCAAGAATCGTACTATCCTGATGAGTGGTTGGGGTATCCAGCGTGCCGACCACGGTGAGCAACCTCACTGGATGTTGGTAACTTTGGCGTGCATGCTCGGTCAGATCGGTCTGCCCGGTGGTGGTTTTAGTATTGGTCACCTGTATTCCAGTCAGGGTGCTCCGTTTGCAAATGCTCCGAGTGTTCCCGGTATGTCTGGCGGTAAGACACCTGAAGGTGCTCCTACGCCGATCCCTACCGCACGGAATATCGACATGCTGTTGAATCCCGGCAAAATTATTGATTATAATGGTCGCAAGGTTAAGTATCCCGATATCAAAATGATTTATAATGGTTTTGCCAACTCCCATACCCGTCAGCCGCAACGTGAATCCGCTATCAGGGCATGGCAGAAACCCGAGTGCATTGTTGTCCATGAAATGTTCTGGACACCCACCGCACGGATGGCAGACATCGTGCTGCCTATCTCCACTCCGGCCGAGTGCATGGATATGACGACCAGTGAAGACGGACGTTTCCTGATTCCGTTGAAGCCAGCCATCAAGCCGCAGTATGAATCCAAGCCGACCTATGATGCTTTCGCCTTTGTCGCGGGTAAACTCGGCATTGGTTCTCAGTTTACTGAGGGCAAGACAGGCGCACAATGGCTTGAATCCTTCTATAATCAGGCCATGGCTGATGCAAAGCGTAAAGGTTTGACCATGCCTGCCTTCAAGGAGTTCTGGGACAAGGGTGAAATTCTTGAATTCAAGGTGCCCGAATCCGCCAAGACCTGGGTCCGCTATAACGAGTATCGTGAAGATCCGCTTCTTGAGCCGTTGGGAACGCCTTCCGGCAAGATCGAAATCTATTCCAACGCGATTGCCAAAATGGGGTATGATGACTGCAAGGCGTATCCTTCTTGGATTGAGCCGACTGAGTGGCTTGGATGCGAGAAGGCCAAGACCTATCCTTTGCATCTGATGACCTCTCACCCCAGACATCGCCTGCATTCGCAGATGAATCATGTGAAAGCATTGCGCAAGCTGTACACGATTCAGGGACGTGAGCCTGTGTGGATCAGCGTGGAAGACGCCAAGGCCCGTGGAATCAAGGATGGCGAGGTTGTTCGCATCTTTAATGATCGTGGTGCTGTTTTGGCCGGAGCCATGGTGACAGACAACCTTCGTCAGGGAGTCGTTCGTCTTTGTGAAGGCGGTTGGTATGATCCCATCGAACCGGGAAAATCTGGGTCTATGTGCGCTTACGGTAGTGCAAATGTCCTGACTTTGGACAAAGGAAGTTCCAAGCTGGCGCAGGCTGTCAATGCCAACACCAGTCTGGTGCAGATCGAGAAATACAAGGGTAAACTGCCTGAAATAACCGTGTTTGATGCACCTAAGGGCGCAATGTAA
- the tpx gene encoding thiol peroxidase, with protein sequence MSERTGVITFQGNPLTLVGPEIKVGNIAPDFTVAANDLSPATLADYAGKVLIIAAVPSLDTPVCDMETRRFNTEAAALGDDVKILTVSMDLPFAQARWCGAAGVEAVQTLSDHAGASFGENWGTLIKELRLLTRAVFVVGKDGKVEYVEYLKEITEEPDYATALEAARKVVG encoded by the coding sequence ATGAGTGAACGAACTGGAGTTATTACTTTTCAAGGGAATCCGTTGACCTTGGTCGGTCCTGAAATCAAGGTTGGGAATATTGCTCCTGATTTTACTGTTGCCGCCAATGATCTGTCTCCTGCCACTTTGGCCGATTATGCAGGTAAAGTGTTGATTATTGCAGCCGTGCCGTCGTTGGATACTCCCGTGTGTGACATGGAGACCCGTCGTTTCAATACCGAGGCTGCAGCCCTTGGCGACGATGTAAAAATCCTGACCGTCAGCATGGACCTGCCGTTTGCACAGGCCCGTTGGTGCGGGGCGGCAGGAGTCGAAGCCGTCCAGACATTGTCTGACCATGCCGGAGCCTCCTTTGGTGAAAACTGGGGAACGCTTATCAAGGAACTGCGTCTCTTGACCCGTGCGGTTTTTGTGGTCGGCAAGGATGGAAAGGTCGAGTATGTTGAATATTTGAAGGAAATCACTGAAGAACCAGACTATGCGACAGCCCTTGAGGCCGCGCGAAAAGTTGTTGGCTAG
- the creB gene encoding two-component system response regulator CreB, giving the protein MSRQTIILIEDEVAIADAVSFALQQEDFLVRHYTLGREGLADYHTHGADLIILDVGLPDISGLAVCRELRIESRVPVIFLTAKSDEIDRVMGLEIGGDDYVTKPFSPRELVARVRAILRRTNGEPMDVVTPFVSTSDALFQVNEESGVVIFAGVELSLTRHEFLVLATLLSQPGRVFSRSQIMEQAWESPETSLERSVDTHIKSLRAKLREVLPDADPIVTKRGFGYTIEVDQP; this is encoded by the coding sequence ATGTCACGACAGACCATTATATTGATCGAGGATGAGGTCGCCATCGCGGATGCTGTTTCGTTTGCATTGCAACAGGAAGACTTTCTTGTTCGACATTATACGCTTGGGCGGGAAGGGTTGGCTGATTACCATACACACGGGGCCGACCTGATTATTCTGGATGTCGGCCTGCCGGATATTAGCGGACTTGCTGTGTGTCGGGAACTACGGATTGAATCTCGTGTCCCGGTGATCTTCTTGACAGCCAAGAGCGATGAGATCGACAGGGTGATGGGGTTGGAGATCGGTGGGGATGACTACGTAACCAAGCCATTCAGCCCGAGGGAATTGGTCGCTCGCGTGCGGGCCATTCTTCGTCGCACTAATGGGGAACCTATGGATGTCGTCACGCCTTTCGTCTCGACTTCAGATGCGCTTTTTCAAGTGAATGAAGAGAGTGGCGTTGTGATTTTTGCCGGGGTCGAGCTTTCATTGACCCGTCATGAATTTCTTGTACTTGCGACTCTCCTTTCTCAGCCGGGGCGTGTATTCAGTCGTTCTCAGATTATGGAGCAGGCATGGGAATCTCCTGAGACCAGTTTGGAGCGATCCGTTGATACCCACATAAAGTCATTGCGTGCCAAGTTGCGCGAGGTTCTTCCCGATGCCGATCCTATCGTCACCAAACGAGGTTTTGGGTATACCATTGAGGTGGATCAGCCATGA
- the creC gene encoding two-component system sensor histidine kinase CreC gives MSLRLRLFIAFAVMVGLSLFFVLDIVTDELKPAMRQSMEETLIDTSIMLAEFAREDFREGVFKDGHLLEALDRYTKASPDALVWGVRKQKTDHRIYVTDARGTVLYDSDGGKAVGRDYSRWNDVYLTLRGKYGARSTPSGEDGKSVMYVAAPIYNDANKLVGVLSVGKPTASIEPYFMKARNTIIQASVSLFLAALVVALLLAWWHGRDVTRLVAYTDDRARGRQARQPRLGASEMKRLGAAVEKMRVELEGKEYVEQYVHSLTHELKSPLTAITGAVEILESPDLSDTDRQRFLHHIGAENSRMRQIIERLLLLASLEKQEALNNPAEVDIATQLNTLLEAHEVRLSASNITLERQIPDSLLLLGEGFLITQALDNLLGNALDFIPQGGTLSVLAYSENTGAVVEVTNSGDPIPDYAFDKIFNRFYSLPRPSGGMKSTGLGLPFIREVAELHGGSIKLENIEGGVRAILRLAV, from the coding sequence ATGAGTTTGCGGCTGCGTCTGTTTATAGCCTTTGCCGTCATGGTCGGGTTGAGTCTGTTTTTTGTGCTCGATATTGTGACCGATGAACTCAAGCCAGCCATGCGTCAGTCCATGGAAGAGACACTCATTGATACCTCCATCATGCTCGCAGAGTTCGCGCGTGAAGACTTTCGTGAGGGAGTCTTCAAGGATGGGCATCTACTTGAGGCTCTTGATCGGTATACCAAAGCCAGCCCTGACGCACTTGTATGGGGTGTGCGCAAACAGAAAACCGACCACAGGATTTATGTCACTGATGCACGCGGCACGGTGCTTTACGATTCGGATGGAGGCAAGGCTGTTGGCCGAGATTATTCCCGGTGGAATGATGTTTACCTGACATTGCGGGGTAAATACGGGGCGCGTTCCACCCCCTCCGGTGAGGATGGAAAGTCGGTCATGTATGTGGCGGCACCAATTTATAATGATGCCAATAAACTGGTTGGTGTTTTGTCTGTTGGCAAGCCTACTGCCAGTATAGAACCGTATTTCATGAAGGCGCGGAACACTATTATTCAGGCGAGTGTCTCATTGTTTCTTGCCGCGCTTGTTGTTGCCCTGTTGTTGGCATGGTGGCACGGACGGGATGTGACTCGGTTGGTTGCATATACCGATGATCGTGCACGAGGACGGCAAGCACGACAACCACGGCTTGGTGCGTCGGAGATGAAACGCCTTGGTGCAGCCGTGGAAAAGATGCGCGTGGAATTGGAAGGCAAAGAATATGTGGAACAGTATGTTCATTCGTTGACCCATGAGTTGAAATCACCGCTCACCGCCATTACCGGGGCCGTTGAAATTCTTGAATCACCCGATTTAAGTGATACGGATCGACAACGTTTTCTGCATCATATCGGCGCGGAAAACAGTCGTATGAGACAGATTATCGAGCGGTTGTTACTTTTGGCTTCTCTTGAGAAGCAGGAGGCTCTGAACAATCCTGCCGAAGTGGATATTGCAACGCAGTTGAACACTCTGCTTGAGGCCCACGAAGTGCGGTTGTCTGCGTCGAATATTACTCTTGAGCGCCAAATACCTGACTCTCTCCTCTTGCTGGGGGAGGGCTTTCTCATCACTCAGGCATTGGATAATTTGTTGGGTAACGCTTTGGATTTTATTCCTCAAGGTGGAACCCTTTCGGTGTTAGCGTATAGTGAAAATACGGGTGCCGTTGTTGAAGTGACGAACTCTGGTGATCCCATCCCGGATTACGCCTTCGATAAGATTTTTAATCGGTTTTATTCACTTCCTCGTCCATCAGGCGGTATGAAGAGTACAGGGCTGGGATTGCCTTTTATTCGCGAAGTAGCCGAGTTGCACGGCGGTAGTATCAAGCTTGAGAATATCGAAGGTGGGGTGCGCGCCATATTGCGTCTTGCCGTGTAA